The proteins below come from a single Mya arenaria isolate MELC-2E11 chromosome 8, ASM2691426v1 genomic window:
- the LOC128244311 gene encoding uncharacterized protein LOC128244311 — MGKGGGIDKGRGMGKGRGMGKWRGMRKGRGLGKGRGLGKGRGLGKGREWENGEDEERDGDGDRDWEKERDGEMGGTGEREGEGKGGGIRKGSGMGKGRGMGKGRGIRKGRGVGKG, encoded by the coding sequence ATGGGGAAAGGGGGAGGGATAGACAAAGGGAGAGGGATGGGGAAAGGGAGAGGGATGGGCAAATGGAGAGGGATGAGGAAAGGGAGAGGGTTGGGGAAAGGGAGAGGGTTGGGGAAAGGGAGAGGGTTGGGGAAAGGAAGAGAATGGGAAAATGGAGAGGATGAGGAAAGGGATGGGGATGGGGATAGGGATTGGGAAAAGGAGAGGGACGGTGAAATGGGTGGGACTGGAGAAAGGGAGGGGGAGGGGAAAGGTGGAGGGATAAGGAAAGGGAGCGGGATGGGGAAAGGGAGAGGGATGGGGAAAGGGAGAGGGATAAGGAAAGGGAGGGGGGTGGGCAAAGGGTGA